The Deferribacterota bacterium genome segment ACAATCCTCTGCTTCTTTCTATTTTAGAGTTGAAAATAAGATAAAAGGTAAAACTGAGGATATATTAAAAGAAAAATCCTTTATAAAGAATAATATTAAAGGTAGTAATTACAAAAATTTAGATATAATACCCTCAGATTTTTCTTTGAAGGATATTGATATAGTAATTAATGATACTAAGAAAGCAAAAAAGAAATTTGTAAACAGGTTAGACGAATTAGAAGAAGACTACGATATAGTTATATTTGATTGTCCGCCTGGTTTTAACCAGTTGTTAGAATATATTATCAATATTTCACATTTAATTCTTTTCCCACTTATTCCAACTACCCTTTCAGTTAGAGCATATGACTTATTGGTAGAACATATTAAAAATAATTTTAAGAAAAATGTATTTATATGCCCTTTTTTTACAATGGTTGATCGAAGAAAAAAAATGCATAAAAATACTATGGATGAATTTAGTAAAAATAATAAATATTGCCTTAAGACAACAATACCTTATTCTTCAACAATTGAGTTAATGGGTGAATATAGGGCTCCAGTTGCTATATTTGCTAAACATAGTAAAGCAGATAATTCATATAGAGATCTTTGGGGGGAAATCAAAGAACTTTTGGGAGGTTTTAATTTTTAATGTCAAAAATTGCTGTAATTGATATTGGAAGTAACTCTGTTAGAATGCAGATATCAGAAGTTTTTGGTAAAAGCTACAAAATAGTTGAGGATTATAAAAAAATTTTAAGGATAGGTGATAATGTATTTCAAAAAGGTTTTTTTGACGAAAAATCGGTAGATAATTTAGTTATAGTTTTGAAAAACCTAAAATCACTTATAATTGGAAAAAATGTTGATACTGTTAAAATTGTTGCTACTGCTGCATTTAGAGAAGCAAATAATGCTTTTGACGTTGTGGATAGAGTAAAAAAAGAGATAGATTTTGATATTGAAATTATTCCTGGAGAAAAAGAGGCTTTCTATAATTATTTATCTGCAACTGCAAATTTTCAACTTTCAAAAAATGATGCAGTTGTTGTTGATGTTGGAGGTGGTTCAACAGAGATTTGCATAACAAAGAAAGGTGACTTAATTAAATCAATA includes the following:
- a CDS encoding ParA family protein, whose amino-acid sequence is MKVLAINSLKGGVGKTATAVNIAFLASCDNYRVLLWDFDVQSSASFYFRVENKIKGKTEDILKEKSFIKNNIKGSNYKNLDIIPSDFSLKDIDIVINDTKKAKKKFVNRLDELEEDYDIVIFDCPPGFNQLLEYIINISHLILFPLIPTTLSVRAYDLLVEHIKNNFKKNVFICPFFTMVDRRKKMHKNTMDEFSKNNKYCLKTTIPYSSTIELMGEYRAPVAIFAKHSKADNSYRDLWGEIKELLGGFNF